One Prinia subflava isolate CZ2003 ecotype Zambia chromosome 17, Cam_Psub_1.2, whole genome shotgun sequence DNA segment encodes these proteins:
- the GSG1L gene encoding germ cell-specific gene 1-like protein isoform X1 yields MVQDQTLLDITSITRLAPGESPDPQPLEQRDTNLAISCSSPLGARTIPASCPASLRLSLTPSSAKPQQYSDSSPVSPGINAASFSTFCPHTAQNLRASASDHTLTPTRTSTRPPATATPEESSQAPGYSKTELKNTGKGFESDLEDPDHERRFVTTQEFQAMEKELEDVKEDLKCLKWKVRHIGETVQPLAEDSKRYNGYTLMELKAMVQFEEDPYKAAHKILTALFSDVYWPQHPASEQACNARALPKPRIDPELYTVYCDILKSIFPGISSQTLREETQHVQKSAQEAPEPAGAVESSRPVVALEDWAVAAPPVESVPFR; encoded by the exons ATGGTTCAGGATCAAACCCTGCTGGACATCACCTCCATCACTAGATTGGCCCCAGGGGAATCACCAGACCCTCAACCACTTGAGCAAAGAGATACAAATTTAGCAATATCGTGTTCCAGCCCACTGGGAGCAAGGACTATTCCAGCATCTTGCCCAGCCAGCCTCAGGCTCAGTCTAACACCCAGCTCAGCCAAGCCACAGCAATACTCTGACTCCTCTCCAGTCAGCCCAGGGATCAATGCAGCTTCCTTCTCCACCTTCTGTCCTCACACAGCACAAAACCTACGAGCTTCAGCTTCAGATCACACACTGACCCCAACCAGGACAAGCACAAGGCCTCCAGCAACAGCGACTCCTGAAGAGAGTTCCCAGGCTCCTGGCTATTCTAAAACTGAGTTAAAGAATACAGGAAAGGGGTTTGAATCAGATCTGGAAGATCCTGATCATGAGAG GAGATTTGTAACCACACAGGAATTCCAAGCCATGGAGAAAGAGCTAGAGGATGTAAAGGAAGACCTGAAATGCCTGAAGTGGAAGGTGAGACACATCGGGGAGACGGTGCAGCCCCTGGCCGAGGACAGCAAGAGGTACAACGGCTACACCCTGATGGAGCTCAAGGCCATGGTGCAGTTTGAGGAGGACCCTTACAAGGCTGCCCACAAGATCCTCACCGCCCTCTTCAGCGACGTCTACTGGCCACAGCACCCGGCCTCCGAGCAGGCCTGCAACGCCCGCGCCCTGCCCAAGCCCAGGATAGACCCAGAGCTCTACACGGTCTACTGTGACATTCTGAAAAGCATATTCCCTGGAATCAGCAGCCAGACCTTGAGGGAAGAGACACAACACGTGCAGAAAAGCGCGCAGGAAGCACCAGAGCCCGCAGGCGCTGTGGAAAGCTCGAGGCCCGTGGTGGCTTTGGAGGactgggctgtggcagccccgCCGGTTGAGTCTGTCCCTTTTAGGTAG